Proteins from a genomic interval of Niabella soli DSM 19437:
- a CDS encoding prolipoprotein diacylglyceryl transferase, which yields MYPNLYYFFKDAFGVEWNFLHFVNSFGFFVALAFIICSVVLTKELKRKSKEGAFGPTEVKVIVGKPASVTELLSNFGLGFILGYKILGLFLTNAENMNPQEYIFSARGNVLTGLALGALFTFIKWRDKNKQKLAQPETRIIRVWPHDRVGEITMLAIVFGLLGAKLFDTFENWSAFLRDPSSFFSMSGLTYYGGLICAGIALWWYTRKHNINFLHFIDVMGPVMMLAYGLGRIGCQVSGDGDWGIYNSAFKTTPNGGIFPATADDFKNTVMQQATFFMHNSDHHAFFPKPGMLSFLPDWFFAYDFPHNVNEAGVPLANCAGKFCAHLPVPVFPTSLYEIIMALAIFGILWAIRKRFKVPGVLFGIYLIFTGLERFFIEKIRVNVKMDILGMHPTQAELISVLLVLFGLVMIIILNQRNKTGREPIKTS from the coding sequence ATGTATCCTAATCTGTATTACTTTTTTAAAGACGCCTTTGGGGTAGAGTGGAATTTCTTACATTTTGTTAATTCATTTGGTTTTTTTGTAGCACTGGCTTTTATCATCTGTTCCGTTGTTCTTACCAAAGAGCTGAAACGCAAAAGCAAAGAAGGAGCATTTGGCCCTACCGAAGTAAAAGTGATCGTGGGGAAGCCGGCCAGTGTTACGGAGCTCCTTAGCAATTTCGGGCTCGGATTTATTTTAGGATATAAGATCCTGGGGCTTTTTTTGACCAATGCCGAAAATATGAACCCCCAGGAATACATTTTCTCCGCCCGGGGAAATGTGCTTACCGGTTTGGCATTAGGCGCTCTTTTTACTTTTATTAAATGGCGCGATAAGAACAAACAAAAGCTTGCACAACCCGAAACCCGTATCATCCGGGTTTGGCCGCACGACCGCGTAGGGGAAATTACTATGCTCGCCATTGTTTTTGGATTACTGGGTGCTAAACTGTTTGATACTTTTGAAAACTGGAGCGCCTTCCTCAGGGATCCATCGTCCTTTTTTTCAATGTCGGGCCTTACGTATTACGGCGGGCTCATCTGCGCCGGCATCGCACTTTGGTGGTACACCAGGAAGCACAATATTAATTTTCTTCATTTTATTGATGTCATGGGCCCGGTAATGATGCTGGCCTACGGACTGGGGCGCATCGGCTGCCAGGTATCAGGTGACGGGGATTGGGGTATTTACAACTCCGCTTTTAAAACAACCCCCAACGGCGGTATATTTCCGGCAACGGCGGATGATTTTAAAAATACGGTTATGCAGCAGGCTACATTTTTTATGCATAATTCGGATCACCATGCTTTTTTTCCCAAGCCAGGAATGCTTAGTTTTTTGCCGGACTGGTTTTTTGCTTATGACTTTCCGCACAATGTAAATGAGGCAGGGGTGCCGTTAGCTAACTGTGCGGGCAAGTTCTGCGCGCACCTGCCGGTTCCGGTTTTTCCCACCTCGCTTTACGAGATCATAATGGCGCTTGCTATTTTCGGGATTCTCTGGGCCATAAGAAAACGCTTCAAAGTGCCGGGCGTGCTATTTGGGATCTATCTTATTTTTACCGGTTTGGAACGGTTTTTTATTGAAAAAATACGGGTGAACGTAAAAATGGATATTCTCGGGATGCATCCTACGCAGGCAGAACTGATTTCAGTACTGCTGGTATTGTTCGGACTGGTGATGATTATTATCTTAAATCAGCGTAACAAAACAGGAAGGGAGCCCATAAAGACGTCTTAG
- a CDS encoding BrxA/BrxB family bacilliredoxin, translating into MYPQEIVIPMMEELTDNGFENLSTPEQVESALAQKGTNLLVINSVCGCSAGTARPGVLIAVANAEKKPDHLTTSFAGFDIAAVSKVREHLLPYPPSSPSIALFKDGELVHFIERHQIEGRSAEMIAQNLMAAFDDYCN; encoded by the coding sequence ATGTATCCACAAGAAATAGTAATTCCGATGATGGAAGAGTTGACAGACAATGGTTTCGAGAATCTTTCCACCCCGGAGCAGGTTGAATCGGCATTGGCTCAAAAAGGAACTAATTTACTGGTTATTAACTCGGTATGTGGATGTTCAGCAGGAACGGCACGGCCGGGCGTACTGATAGCGGTAGCAAATGCAGAAAAAAAACCAGACCATCTGACTACCAGTTTTGCGGGTTTTGATATTGCCGCGGTAAGCAAAGTTCGGGAGCACCTGCTGCCTTACCCGCCTTCTTCTCCGTCAATTGCCTTGTTTAAAGACGGTGAACTGGTGCATTTTATTGAACGCCACCAAATTGAGGGACGTTCCGCAGAAATGATCGCTCAAAACCTGATGGCAGCATTTGATGATTATTGTAATTAA
- a CDS encoding Hsp20/alpha crystallin family protein, which yields MTNVKFNGTPFERTLTSFVDDFVTEMPALFKTEVKNPNIKGFAPINILEKENEYQIEVVAPGFEKTDFKINLEQNLLSIAVDKKEEATAEGGKSIRKEFYQRSFKRTFTVDDKVDTDKIEAKYVNGILIVTIQKKENVKPASKDIEVL from the coding sequence ATGACAAACGTAAAATTTAACGGAACTCCTTTTGAAAGAACGCTTACCAGTTTTGTAGATGATTTCGTTACTGAAATGCCCGCGCTGTTTAAAACGGAGGTAAAAAACCCCAATATTAAAGGATTTGCTCCCATCAATATTCTTGAAAAAGAGAATGAATACCAGATTGAAGTAGTTGCCCCTGGTTTTGAAAAAACTGATTTCAAAATAAACCTTGAGCAAAATCTGCTGTCCATTGCAGTAGACAAAAAAGAAGAAGCAACTGCGGAGGGCGGCAAATCTATCCGGAAGGAGTTTTATCAAAGATCTTTCAAAAGAACGTTTACAGTTGATGACAAGGTAGATACAGATAAAATAGAAGCTAAATATGTTAACGGAATCTTAATAGTTACGATTCAGAAAAAGGAAAATGTAAAACCGGCGTCAAAGGATATAGAAGTTCTCTAA
- the pdeM gene encoding ligase-associated DNA damage response endonuclease PdeM, whose translation MPGTSTATIFIKEEPVILSALRAVYWPAGKALIVADLHLGKTGYFRRHGIPVSSGVLEDDLKRLTCLIEGFQPEQLLIAGDLFHHQFNKDILIFQQWRNRYKTLALTLVPGNHDRYETAGYTDLGIEVTAEEYLMGNFRIIHDRQSVCNDRFSFSGHLHPGYTIAGKARQRICLPCFIKTEDYMVLPAFSAFTGLFTGYEAPANTAYFVINNDKLFSF comes from the coding sequence ATGCCGGGAACTAGTACCGCAACGATATTTATAAAAGAGGAACCGGTGATTTTATCGGCGCTGCGGGCGGTGTACTGGCCGGCCGGGAAGGCACTCATTGTGGCTGATCTGCATTTGGGTAAAACGGGTTATTTCCGCAGGCATGGGATCCCGGTATCGTCCGGCGTGCTGGAGGATGATCTGAAGCGCCTGACCTGTCTTATAGAAGGATTTCAGCCCGAACAGCTATTGATCGCAGGAGACCTGTTCCATCATCAGTTCAATAAAGATATTTTAATTTTTCAGCAATGGAGGAATCGCTATAAAACCCTTGCGCTGACGCTGGTGCCAGGGAATCATGACCGGTATGAAACGGCCGGGTACACGGATCTGGGTATTGAGGTAACGGCTGAAGAATATTTGATGGGTAATTTTCGCATCATCCACGATAGGCAATCAGTTTGCAATGATCGTTTCTCTTTTTCAGGCCACCTGCATCCGGGCTATACAATAGCCGGAAAGGCCCGGCAAAGGATCTGCCTGCCCTGTTTTATAAAAACCGAAGACTACATGGTGCTTCCGGCATTCAGCGCTTTTACAGGATTATTTACCGGGTATGAAGCGCCTGCAAATACGGCTTACTTTGTGATCAATAATGACAAACTGTTTTCTTTTTGA
- a CDS encoding ligase-associated DNA damage response DEXH box helicase, whose translation MRRFESTPGYEIVENWMKASSRTPFSFQRETWKKFDEGYSGIVVAPTGFGKTFSVFLALLIHYLNNPQAYSAGVKLLWITPLRSLAKDLARAMQTALQEMGLDWEVGVRNGDTTPAERQQQKRKMPDVLVITPESLHLLFAQKKNGPLFTSLRCIAVDEWHELLGSKRGVLTELAIARLGKLAPGMRVWGISATIGNMDDAMNVLLPGEQKKIKIQTKEEKKTEIISIIPEEIELLPWAGHLGTKLAARLIPVINESRTTLIFTNTRGQSELWYQVLLSVCPDLAGQLALHHGSVDAELRQWIEERLHTGLLKVVICTSSLDLGVDFKPVDTVIQIGSPKGVARFLQRAGRSGHSPFETSRIYFLPTHSLELVEAAALKEAAKQKIIESRPPLLLTFDVLVQYLVTLAVGEGFRQEELFAEVKQTYCFRELEPGEWQWLLRFVTQGGELLQSYEEFQKVIVEEGLYVVKSRKIAMMHRMNLGVIVSDPMLKVKYMSGGYIGMVEEYFVSRLSPGDKFGLAGKIVEFVMIKDMTVLVRHSKAKRAITPSWMGGRLPLSSNLSALLRHKYTQALLPGRMDRELRALQPLFRQQQEVSHVPREDDFLIEQIETKDGHHIYMYPFEGRLVHEVMAALIAWRLSRIQPISFSMAMNDYGFELLSDQPVQLTKKIIEELFSVTGLTSDIGKSINAAEMAGRKFRDIAVIAGLVMRNYAGKLKTNKNLQSSSGLIFRIFEQYDASNLLLRQAFDEVFYQQLEEPRLMAAFQRIVKSRIVIVQAKGFTPLSFPIKVDSLRQNLSSEELDVQIRKMQEETFKKTTGNNAGN comes from the coding sequence ATGAGGCGTTTTGAATCGACACCGGGATATGAAATTGTTGAGAACTGGATGAAGGCCTCCTCCAGGACGCCCTTTTCATTTCAAAGGGAGACCTGGAAAAAATTTGATGAAGGGTACTCCGGTATCGTGGTGGCGCCCACCGGTTTTGGCAAAACCTTTTCCGTTTTCCTGGCGCTTTTAATACATTATTTAAATAATCCGCAAGCCTATAGCGCGGGCGTAAAATTGCTCTGGATCACCCCGTTGCGCTCGTTGGCAAAAGACCTGGCAAGGGCCATGCAAACGGCTTTGCAGGAAATGGGGTTAGACTGGGAGGTAGGGGTCCGCAATGGCGATACCACGCCTGCAGAGCGGCAGCAACAAAAAAGAAAAATGCCGGATGTATTGGTGATCACGCCCGAAAGTCTGCACCTGTTATTTGCCCAGAAAAAAAACGGACCGTTGTTCACTTCGCTGCGATGTATAGCCGTAGACGAATGGCATGAATTGCTCGGCAGCAAACGGGGTGTGCTTACCGAGCTGGCTATTGCCCGCCTGGGGAAGCTGGCGCCGGGCATGCGTGTCTGGGGCATATCGGCCACTATCGGTAATATGGATGATGCCATGAACGTATTGCTGCCGGGAGAGCAAAAGAAAATAAAAATCCAGACCAAAGAGGAAAAGAAAACGGAGATCATCTCCATTATTCCGGAAGAGATCGAGCTGCTGCCCTGGGCGGGGCACCTGGGTACCAAACTGGCCGCCCGGCTGATCCCCGTTATTAACGAAAGCCGCACTACACTGATCTTTACCAATACCCGCGGTCAATCTGAATTATGGTACCAGGTACTGCTGAGCGTATGCCCGGATCTTGCGGGGCAGTTGGCCCTGCACCATGGTTCTGTAGATGCGGAGCTCCGGCAATGGATCGAGGAACGCCTGCATACGGGATTACTGAAAGTGGTGATCTGTACTTCTTCGTTAGACCTGGGCGTTGATTTTAAGCCGGTGGATACCGTGATCCAGATCGGCTCTCCCAAAGGGGTAGCGCGGTTTTTACAGCGTGCCGGCCGAAGCGGGCATTCGCCCTTTGAAACCTCGAGGATCTATTTTTTACCCACCCATTCGCTGGAGCTGGTGGAGGCGGCCGCTTTAAAGGAAGCGGCAAAACAAAAGATCATCGAAAGCAGGCCGCCCTTGTTGTTGACATTTGATGTGCTGGTGCAGTACCTGGTAACACTGGCTGTGGGAGAGGGTTTCAGGCAGGAAGAATTGTTTGCTGAAGTAAAACAGACCTATTGTTTTCGCGAGCTGGAGCCGGGGGAATGGCAATGGTTATTGCGGTTTGTGACACAGGGAGGCGAGCTGCTGCAGTCGTACGAGGAGTTTCAAAAAGTTATTGTTGAAGAGGGCTTGTATGTGGTAAAGAGCCGGAAAATAGCTATGATGCACCGGATGAACCTGGGGGTTATCGTAAGCGACCCGATGCTGAAAGTAAAGTATATGAGCGGCGGCTATATCGGAATGGTGGAGGAATATTTTGTTTCCCGGCTGTCGCCGGGGGATAAGTTCGGACTGGCAGGAAAGATCGTTGAGTTTGTAATGATCAAAGATATGACCGTGTTAGTGCGGCACAGCAAAGCAAAACGCGCTATTACGCCCAGTTGGATGGGCGGGCGGCTGCCCCTGTCCTCCAACCTTAGCGCCTTGTTGCGCCATAAGTATACACAGGCATTGTTGCCCGGCCGGATGGACAGGGAGTTAAGGGCATTGCAGCCGCTTTTCCGCCAGCAGCAGGAAGTGTCCCATGTACCCAGGGAAGACGATTTTTTGATTGAGCAGATCGAAACAAAGGATGGCCATCATATTTATATGTACCCCTTTGAAGGCAGGCTGGTGCACGAGGTGATGGCCGCACTGATCGCCTGGCGGCTGAGCAGGATTCAGCCGATCAGTTTTTCTATGGCCATGAATGACTATGGGTTTGAGCTGCTGAGCGACCAGCCGGTGCAGCTCACAAAAAAGATCATTGAAGAATTGTTTTCCGTAACGGGGCTTACGTCCGACATTGGTAAAAGTATCAATGCCGCTGAGATGGCGGGGCGCAAGTTCAGGGACATTGCCGTAATTGCAGGACTCGTAATGCGCAACTATGCCGGCAAGCTAAAGACCAATAAAAACCTCCAGTCTTCCTCAGGATTAATTTTTCGCATTTTTGAACAATATGACGCTTCCAATTTGTTATTGAGGCAGGCGTTTGACGAAGTGTTTTATCAGCAACTGGAAGAACCGCGTTTAATGGCGGCCTTTCAGCGGATCGTAAAAAGCAGGATCGTGATCGTGCAGGCAAAGGGTTTTACACCGCTGAGTTTCCCGATAAAGGTAGACAGCCTGCGGCAAAACCTGAGCAGTGAGGAACTGGATGTACAGATCAGAAAAATGCAGGAGGAAACTTTTAAAAAAACAACAGGAAACAATGCCGGGAACTAG
- a CDS encoding glycosyltransferase family 2 protein: MSLISIITVNYNQPEVTVAFLQSIRRHAGDLPVEVILVDNAPQGSYESQFTDVYPELIYILSEQNTGFAGGNNMGIRHSGGDYLLLLNNDTEITEGFLTALLDEMDANPQIGLLSPLIKYFDEKDRIQYAGFTPMNYYTARNNGIGNYEIDRGQYHKSYETGFCHGAAMLCRRKDLEAAGLMETLYFLYYEELDWCEKFKRIGKKIWFTGKAVIYHKESVSVGKMSPLKIFFMTRNRLLYIRRNASFLQKIAFSVYYTFFVCPLKIVQLLGKRRPGLARQVFRGIQWNFTHSKNSTDLGYKGI, encoded by the coding sequence ATGAGCCTCATTTCCATTATAACTGTAAATTATAATCAGCCGGAAGTAACTGTAGCGTTTTTACAATCGATCCGCAGGCATGCCGGGGATCTTCCTGTTGAAGTTATTTTGGTAGACAATGCGCCGCAGGGATCCTATGAATCGCAGTTTACGGATGTGTACCCGGAACTAATCTATATCTTATCGGAACAAAATACCGGTTTCGCCGGGGGCAATAACATGGGTATCCGGCACTCCGGGGGCGATTATCTTTTACTGCTCAACAATGATACGGAAATCACGGAAGGATTTTTAACCGCCCTGCTTGATGAAATGGATGCCAACCCGCAGATCGGTTTATTATCCCCGCTTATTAAATATTTCGATGAAAAGGACCGCATACAGTATGCCGGTTTTACGCCGATGAATTATTATACGGCACGTAATAATGGGATCGGTAATTATGAAATTGACAGAGGGCAATACCACAAAAGCTATGAAACAGGGTTCTGCCATGGTGCGGCAATGCTGTGCCGCCGCAAGGACCTTGAAGCCGCAGGACTAATGGAAACGCTCTATTTTCTTTATTATGAGGAACTGGACTGGTGCGAGAAATTCAAACGCATTGGAAAGAAGATCTGGTTTACCGGTAAGGCTGTAATCTATCATAAAGAATCTGTCAGTGTGGGTAAAATGAGCCCGCTGAAAATTTTTTTTATGACCCGTAACCGCTTGTTGTATATCCGCAGAAATGCGTCTTTCCTGCAAAAAATTGCTTTTTCCGTTTATTACACTTTTTTTGTATGCCCTTTAAAAATAGTGCAGTTGCTGGGAAAACGGCGGCCCGGTTTAGCACGGCAGGTGTTCAGGGGAATACAATGGAATTTTACTCATTCAAAAAACAGTACCGATCTGGGGTATAAAGGCATATGA
- a CDS encoding glycosyltransferase family 2 protein, with the protein MTIVFWILLIVIFYSFFGYGILLYLIVRLKRLLRGKKTIDAAVSGLPSVTLLIAAYNEEDYIEEKIQNCLELEYPSELLSLLFVTDGSTDSTPDKISRHPEITLFHTPERSGKMAAIKRVMPFIKSEIVVFTDANTFLNKEAIRKLVAPYQNPKVGAVAGEKRILVEASADASSAGEGFYWKYESALKQWDYELYSNVGAAGELFSIRRTLYQPVESDTIIDDHMIAMRIAEKGFIIAYEPGAYALETASANTKEELKRKIRIAAGGLQSILRLKKAANPFNNPVLTFQYISHRVLRWTVTPFFMILLLLVNGYMVYTQQYPDYYTYFLYAQVLFYALAFSGLLFERSNIKIKAFFIPYYFVLMNYAVMAGIFRYFRKKQSAAWEKSKRK; encoded by the coding sequence ATGACAATCGTATTTTGGATCCTTTTAATCGTTATCTTTTATTCTTTTTTTGGATATGGCATCCTGCTGTATTTGATTGTGCGTTTAAAGCGGTTATTGAGGGGCAAAAAAACAATTGACGCGGCTGTCAGCGGGCTTCCTTCAGTAACGCTGCTGATCGCAGCCTATAATGAAGAAGATTATATTGAAGAAAAAATACAGAACTGCCTGGAGCTGGAGTATCCTTCGGAATTATTGTCCCTGTTATTTGTCACCGATGGTTCTACCGACAGTACGCCCGATAAAATTTCCCGGCATCCGGAAATAACCTTGTTCCATACCCCTGAGCGTTCGGGAAAAATGGCGGCTATAAAAAGGGTAATGCCTTTTATAAAAAGCGAGATCGTTGTATTTACCGACGCCAATACTTTTTTAAATAAGGAGGCGATCCGGAAACTGGTAGCCCCTTATCAAAACCCTAAAGTAGGCGCTGTGGCCGGTGAAAAAAGGATCCTGGTTGAAGCCAGCGCTGATGCCAGTTCCGCAGGAGAAGGCTTTTACTGGAAATACGAATCGGCATTGAAGCAATGGGATTATGAATTGTACAGTAACGTAGGCGCCGCAGGCGAATTGTTCAGCATTCGCAGAACACTCTATCAGCCCGTGGAATCAGATACCATTATCGACGATCATATGATCGCCATGCGCATAGCAGAAAAGGGATTTATTATTGCCTACGAGCCGGGCGCCTATGCCCTGGAAACGGCTTCTGCCAATACCAAAGAAGAGCTGAAGCGAAAAATAAGGATCGCCGCAGGGGGGCTGCAATCCATCCTGCGTTTAAAAAAAGCCGCAAACCCTTTTAACAACCCTGTACTCACCTTCCAGTACATCAGCCACCGGGTGCTGCGCTGGACGGTTACACCCTTCTTTATGATCTTGTTGCTGCTGGTAAATGGTTATATGGTTTACACCCAGCAGTATCCTGATTACTATACTTATTTTTTATATGCGCAGGTGCTGTTTTATGCGCTGGCATTTTCAGGCCTGCTGTTTGAACGGAGCAATATAAAGATCAAGGCCTTCTTTATTCCTTATTATTTTGTGCTGATGAACTATGCCGTAATGGCCGGCATTTTCCGGTATTTCCGGAAAAAACAAAGCGCCGCCTGGGAAAAGTCTAAGCGGAAATAA
- a CDS encoding 4'-phosphopantetheinyl transferase family protein — translation MKPISEIHCYQETGTTWKTDFTPTVPGVHIHRFTINEFTHLTEQYAALIRADEAEKSNRFYHREDAQRYLLSRILCRLLLAKYNAQRPQDIEFLKGRFDKPYIKQEQEVAMPFFNWSHAQNMLVIAFGNAELGVDVEQVRDFDMEAIAEMTFNKAEQKFLNASERNSEDFFRLWTRKEAAVKAAGFGLNEELRLFPVLDGRNDLNDTEAADGLILQNTSLLVEGEYSISVCYAAARPVPQHYFSLLPEQLLISA, via the coding sequence TTGAAACCAATTTCAGAAATACATTGTTACCAGGAAACGGGAACAACATGGAAAACGGATTTTACGCCCACAGTTCCGGGGGTGCATATTCACCGGTTCACCATTAATGAATTTACACATTTAACAGAGCAATATGCCGCATTGATCAGAGCCGATGAGGCCGAAAAAAGCAACCGGTTCTATCACCGGGAAGATGCGCAGCGCTATTTGCTTTCAAGGATCCTTTGCCGGCTGCTCCTGGCAAAATACAATGCACAGCGGCCACAGGATATTGAATTTCTGAAAGGGCGTTTTGACAAGCCCTATATAAAGCAGGAACAGGAAGTTGCCATGCCTTTTTTTAACTGGTCGCATGCGCAGAATATGCTTGTGATCGCTTTTGGGAATGCCGAGTTGGGGGTAGATGTGGAGCAGGTAAGGGATTTTGATATGGAGGCCATTGCTGAAATGACATTCAATAAAGCGGAGCAGAAATTCCTAAACGCATCAGAAAGGAACTCCGAGGATTTTTTCCGGCTCTGGACACGCAAGGAAGCTGCCGTAAAAGCGGCTGGTTTCGGACTGAATGAAGAACTGCGATTATTCCCGGTTTTAGACGGACGAAACGATCTGAACGATACGGAAGCGGCCGATGGCCTTATTTTACAAAATACCAGCCTGTTGGTGGAGGGGGAATATAGCATCAGTGTTTGCTACGCTGCAGCCCGGCCGGTACCACAACACTATTTTTCTTTGTTGCCCGAACAATTGCTTATTTCCGCTTAG
- a CDS encoding glycoside hydrolase family 3 N-terminal domain-containing protein: MKYLLASFTALLTVCSAQGQKTIYHQGWIDLNKNGKKDVYEDPVAPVANRVKDLLSQMTVEEKTCQTATLYGFGRVLKDELPTPGWKQEIWKDGIANIDEELNGLARNKKAQTKYSYPFSNHAEAINKIQKWFIEETRLGIPVDFTNEGIHGLNQDHATAFPAPIGIGSTWNKELVHQMGQIIGREAKALGYTNVYAPILDVARDQRWGRVVETYGEDPFLVAGLGTALAGGIQENGVASTLKHFAVYSVPKGGRDGNARTDPHVAPREMQQLFLYPFRKVIQNVHPLGVMSSYNDWDGMPVTASNYFLTQLLRQQFGFDGYVVSDSRAVEFVYEKHHVAKDYKEAVKMVMEAGLNVRTEFNAPSNFILPLRQLIKEGGLSMETLNQRVGEVLSVKFRLGLFDAPYVKDPKAADKIVATEASEAVALQMNRESLVLLKNDKNILPLSLGQYRNILVTGPLADEKEHAISRYGPSNKKVISVLEGIRHFAAKKATINYIKGCEAADATWPESEIIDTPPTPQEIAEMNKAVEAAKQNDIIIAVMGENDKQVGESLSRTGLNLPGRQLRLLEELKKTGKPMVLILINGQPLTINWENRYLDAILETWFPGPAGGTAVAEAIFGAYNPGGKLTTTFPKTTGQIEMNFPFKPASHAGQPGDGPNGYGKTAVVGPLYPFGYGLSYTTFEYANLKVDPEKARTQADISVAVDVKNTGKVKGDEVVQLYVKQLVSSVTTYESILRGFERVSLSPGETKTVHFKLTPDDLSILDKNMNFVVEPGAFDIMVGSSSVDIRLKKQIILEQ; the protein is encoded by the coding sequence ATGAAATATTTGCTTGCATCATTTACTGCGTTGTTAACGGTATGCAGCGCCCAGGGTCAGAAAACCATTTATCACCAGGGGTGGATCGATCTTAATAAAAACGGGAAGAAAGACGTTTACGAAGATCCCGTTGCGCCTGTAGCTAACCGGGTAAAGGACCTGCTTTCGCAAATGACGGTAGAAGAAAAAACCTGCCAGACGGCAACCCTTTACGGGTTTGGGCGGGTGCTTAAAGATGAACTGCCAACGCCGGGATGGAAACAGGAGATCTGGAAAGATGGTATTGCCAATATTGACGAAGAACTGAACGGGCTGGCACGCAATAAAAAGGCGCAAACAAAGTATTCTTATCCCTTTAGCAACCACGCAGAGGCCATCAATAAAATTCAAAAATGGTTTATTGAAGAAACCCGCCTGGGTATTCCTGTTGATTTTACCAATGAAGGCATTCACGGGCTGAACCAGGATCATGCCACGGCATTCCCGGCGCCCATTGGTATCGGTTCTACCTGGAATAAGGAACTGGTGCACCAAATGGGGCAGATCATTGGACGCGAGGCAAAGGCGCTGGGTTATACCAATGTATACGCGCCCATCCTGGATGTGGCGCGGGATCAGCGCTGGGGGCGGGTGGTGGAAACCTACGGCGAAGATCCTTTTTTGGTGGCGGGGTTGGGAACCGCGCTGGCAGGGGGCATACAGGAAAATGGGGTAGCCTCCACCTTAAAACATTTTGCCGTGTACAGCGTGCCCAAAGGAGGGCGGGATGGTAATGCCCGTACGGACCCGCATGTTGCGCCCAGGGAAATGCAACAGCTTTTTTTATACCCGTTCCGGAAAGTGATCCAGAACGTGCACCCGCTGGGGGTAATGAGCAGTTATAACGATTGGGACGGCATGCCGGTAACCGCCAGTAATTATTTTTTAACGCAGTTATTGCGCCAGCAGTTTGGGTTTGACGGCTATGTGGTATCTGATAGCCGTGCCGTGGAATTTGTGTATGAAAAACACCACGTAGCAAAGGATTACAAAGAAGCAGTAAAGATGGTAATGGAAGCAGGATTAAATGTGCGCACAGAATTTAATGCTCCTTCAAATTTTATCCTGCCGTTGAGACAATTGATAAAAGAAGGAGGCCTTTCCATGGAAACGCTGAACCAGCGCGTGGGAGAGGTGCTGAGCGTAAAATTCAGGCTGGGGCTTTTTGATGCCCCCTATGTGAAAGATCCGAAGGCTGCCGATAAGATAGTGGCTACCGAAGCATCGGAAGCTGTAGCGCTGCAGATGAACCGCGAATCATTGGTATTGCTTAAGAATGACAAAAATATTTTGCCGCTGTCCCTGGGCCAATACAGGAATATTTTGGTTACCGGTCCGCTGGCGGATGAGAAGGAGCATGCGATCAGCCGCTATGGGCCTTCCAATAAAAAAGTGATCTCTGTTTTAGAAGGTATTCGGCATTTTGCTGCTAAGAAAGCAACCATCAATTATATAAAAGGCTGCGAAGCGGCCGACGCTACCTGGCCGGAAAGCGAGATCATCGATACGCCGCCGACCCCGCAGGAAATTGCTGAGATGAATAAAGCGGTGGAGGCCGCCAAACAAAACGATATTATCATTGCCGTAATGGGCGAGAATGATAAACAGGTGGGCGAAAGTTTATCGCGCACGGGCTTGAATTTACCCGGCCGGCAACTGCGTTTATTGGAAGAATTAAAAAAGACCGGTAAACCCATGGTGCTGATCCTGATCAACGGGCAACCCTTAACCATCAACTGGGAGAACCGTTACCTGGATGCCATACTCGAAACCTGGTTCCCCGGCCCGGCCGGCGGCACTGCGGTTGCAGAAGCGATCTTCGGAGCCTATAACCCCGGCGGTAAGCTGACGACCACCTTTCCAAAAACCACCGGGCAAATTGAAATGAATTTTCCGTTCAAGCCCGCATCCCATGCCGGGCAGCCGGGCGATGGGCCGAATGGCTATGGCAAAACGGCGGTGGTAGGCCCCCTGTACCCTTTTGGCTATGGGCTGAGCTATACTACCTTTGAATATGCAAACCTGAAGGTAGATCCCGAAAAGGCAAGAACACAGGCAGACATATCAGTGGCGGTTGATGTAAAAAATACCGGGAAGGTAAAAGGTGATGAAGTGGTGCAGTTGTATGTAAAGCAACTGGTGAGTAGTGTAACAACCTATGAATCTATTTTACGTGGTTTTGAACGGGTATCGCTGAGCCCCGGGGAAACAAAAACGGTGCATTTTAAATTAACGCCGGATGACCTTTCCATCCTGGATAAGAATATGAATTTTGTGGTGGAGCCCGGGGCTTTTGATATTATGGTGGGCAGCTCATCCGTAGATATCCGTTTAAAAAAACAGATCATACTGGAGCAATAA